The Triticum dicoccoides isolate Atlit2015 ecotype Zavitan chromosome 6A, WEW_v2.0, whole genome shotgun sequence genome has a window encoding:
- the LOC119314873 gene encoding putative serpin-Z12: MSRFGKTVLLCLALFAAWHLCSTLFADAPPGGHSAEEKDVVSDVAGNASGLSLAREAGVRAAAGTGRNFVVSPLSIHAALALMAAGARGETSRELLGLLGSASLDDLHRAPAIKLVGRLNGLKQTSFACGVWVDRRRALRPEFTATSASRYAATAESVDFVSGAEQARRRVNGFVADATKQRIRHILPPGSVDSSTAVVLANALYFKGAWPEPFDVFTAPFHTPGGATVRVPAMTTGRSQYIALYPGFRALKLPYRNDGDRSAAFHMLILLPDSGGLSLSNLYDKVVSSPEFIRKHTPEDEVEVRRFMVPKFKFTTEFEASSDMRKLGVTRAFAGGDFSGMVSGGDGRLSIGGVHHKATIEVDEQGTVAAAATAIDMAGSALPSEPPHFVDFVADRPFLFAVVEERTGTTLFLGHVVNPLAN; this comes from the coding sequence ATGTCGCGCTTCGGGAAGACCGTCCTCCTCTGCTTGGCCCTGTTCGCCGCATGGCACCTCTGCTCCACCCTCTTCGCCGACGCGCCTCCTGGTGGCCACTCTGCGGAGGAGAAAGATGTAGTCAGCGACGTGGCCGGGAACGCGTCGGGCCTGAGTCTCGCCAGGGAGGCCGGCGTCCGGGCGGCGGCCGGCACGGGGCGCAACTTCGTCGTCTCGCCGCTGTCCATCCACGCGGCGCTCGCCTTGATGGCCGCCGGCGCGCGGGGCGAGACAAGCAGGGAGCTCCTGGGGCTCCTAGGCTCAGCTTCGCTCGACGATCTGCACCGCGCGCCGGCGATCAAGCTTGTCGGCAGACTCAACGGACTAAAGCAGACGTCCTTCGCCTGCGGCGTGTGGGTCGACCGGAGGCGGGCGCTCAGGCCGGAGTTCACGGCCACCAGCGCGTCGCGGTACGCCGCGACGGCGGAATCCGTGGACTTCGTGTCGGGGGCCGAGCAGGCGAGGCGGCGCGTGAACGGCTTCGTGGCGGACGCGACGAAGCAGCGCATCCGTCACATCCTCCCTCCCGGCTCCGTCGACTCGTCCACGGCCGTCGTCCTCGCCAACGCGCTCTACTTCAAAGGCGCATGGCCTGAGCCGTTCGACGTCTTCACCGCGCCGTTCCACACCCCAGGCGGCGCCACCGTGCGCGTGCCGGCCATGACGACAGGCCGGTCACAGTACATCGCGCTCTACCCGGGCTTCAGAGCCCTCAAGCTGCCCTACAGGAACGACGGCGACCGCTCCGCTGCATTCCACATGCTTATCCTTCTCCCAGACAGCGGCGGTCTCAGCCTCTCCAATCTCTACGACAAGGTGGTGTCATCGCCGGAGTTCATCAGGAAGCACACGCCGGAAGACGAGGTTGAAGTACGGCGGTTCATGGTCCCCAAGTTCAAGTTCACGACCGAGTTCGAGGCGTCGTCGGACATGCGGAAGCTTGGTGTCACAAGGGCTTTCGCAGGGGGCGACTTCTCCGGCATGGTGAGCGGCGGGGATGGGCGGCTCTCCATCGGCGGGGTGCACCACAAGGCCACCATCGAGGTGGACGAGCAAGGCACCGTGGCCGCTGCTGCCACGGCCATAGACATGGCTGGCAGCGCGCTTCCAAGCGAGCCGCCGCATTTTGTCGATTTTGTGGCGGATCGGCCATTCTTGTTTGCCGTGGTTGAGGAGAGGACGGGCACAACGCTGTTCCTTGGTCATGTGGTTAATCCTCTCGCTAATTGA